The following proteins are co-located in the Clostridiales bacterium genome:
- a CDS encoding sugar phosphate isomerase/epimerase: MMYCRASFRVMRGNIMSKKNGLPDQFKLAATLSAELNPSSPVIMAGEPAGRIALASRLGYDSLELHWSDPSRIPLDQIAVACSDHQMDISAFATGRAYVQEGLSLTHEDENNRAAAIARLKSFVDAASPYHATVIIGCIRGNLASEASRSRSLELLANSTRMVAEYADEKGVGIVFEAINRYENNYLNTAEETASFIRNFQLPNTKILLDTFHMNIEDKDMAKAVLDCGNLLGYIHIADSNRRYTGEGHIQMKEIVEALIKVGYNGVLSAECLPLPDSDTALAGWIEGIKKAF, encoded by the coding sequence TTGATGTATTGCAGGGCAAGTTTCCGCGTTATGAGAGGAAATATTATGAGTAAGAAGAATGGCCTTCCCGATCAGTTCAAGCTTGCTGCTACGCTTTCTGCAGAGCTTAACCCTTCCTCGCCTGTGATTATGGCAGGGGAGCCAGCAGGAAGAATCGCGCTAGCCTCCAGATTAGGATATGATTCCCTTGAGCTTCATTGGTCAGATCCGTCACGAATTCCTCTGGATCAGATAGCAGTTGCCTGCAGTGATCATCAGATGGATATTTCCGCCTTTGCAACAGGAAGGGCCTACGTGCAGGAAGGACTCTCCCTGACCCATGAGGATGAAAATAACCGGGCGGCAGCCATAGCAAGGCTAAAGTCTTTTGTAGATGCAGCATCACCCTATCACGCAACCGTCATCATTGGCTGCATCCGCGGAAATCTCGCTTCGGAAGCCTCCCGCTCCCGTTCATTGGAGCTTTTGGCCAATTCCACACGCATGGTGGCAGAATATGCCGATGAAAAGGGTGTGGGAATTGTTTTCGAAGCCATTAACCGATATGAGAATAATTATCTGAACACCGCAGAAGAAACTGCCTCATTCATCCGAAACTTTCAGCTTCCCAATACGAAAATTCTGCTGGATACGTTCCATATGAATATAGAGGATAAAGATATGGCGAAAGCTGTCCTTGACTGCGGCAATTTATTGGGCTATATTCATATAGCGGACAGTAACAGGCGCTACACCGGCGAAGGACACATTCAAATGAAGGAGATCGTCGAAGCATTGATAAAGGTCGGTTACAACGGCGTACTAAGCGCAGAATGTCTGCCCCTTCCCGACTCCGACACCGCACTTGCAGGCTGGATTGAGGGGATTAAAAAGGCTTTTTAG